A genomic region of Caulobacter sp. NIBR2454 contains the following coding sequences:
- the rnk gene encoding nucleoside diphosphate kinase regulator, which translates to MQSLQAAVARPPIVLAESEADRLAVLAEQHPSVGAALLLQEIERADIVPDEQASDDVVRMHSIVEFVDEARDVRRTVVLVYPREADIAAGKISITSPVGAGLIGLSVGQEISWPDREGRERPLRILKVRAPARLVF; encoded by the coding sequence ATGCAAAGTTTGCAGGCCGCCGTCGCGCGGCCGCCCATCGTCCTCGCCGAGAGCGAGGCCGACCGCCTGGCCGTATTGGCCGAACAACACCCCTCCGTCGGCGCCGCGCTGCTTTTGCAGGAGATCGAGCGCGCCGACATCGTGCCCGACGAGCAGGCGTCCGATGACGTGGTGCGCATGCACTCCATCGTCGAGTTCGTGGACGAGGCGCGGGACGTGCGGCGCACGGTGGTGCTGGTCTATCCGCGCGAGGCCGACATCGCGGCGGGCAAGATCTCGATCACCTCGCCCGTGGGGGCGGGGCTGATCGGCCTGTCCGTGGGGCAGGAGATATCGTGGCCCGACCGCGAGGGGCGCGAGCGGCCGCTGCGGATACTGAAGGTGCGGGCGCCGGCGCGGTTGGTGTTCTGA
- a CDS encoding protein arginine N-methyltransferase: MTMQQGAARAPSAYVQPNQKAAQINVMIDSDFRASAGDYLIKSLDWAVLDPHGLAGAVDPELLDFLIHTARNHRFGRFISMRDLAHAVRRTQGDDPASLSWSYEGIAAAELGDAQRAFQCLMTAAAVTPQLPAHHYNCAILVIRSNGDYEAAAACFERALACDPGHTPSWGGLAVAALKLGENERAINAARKALEHGGEGRALNHLCLAAAQERLGRDFDFPAAPNPAPMAIPPLELEPPSIVLTVALDDAGVEQALRLATSVAQSAAGWAVHVLACNPSPWARQSLEAASAQGAWFSWSAELMVGSTPSELRTLAARITLSRLRDLARTPDVSVVLARSSMVFHTDPGVILPSTAQGAAALIGEGLLWDQVASHVMALRGGAAAVRFVDAALAAMDGPWRTTPLALGVGLWRACRGQEIRALTPADLRIVTEAPPITQAAPARGDINELVASRYGQMVLNRHDLYVTPGVRETGAWSQDELDLLAQLIKPGQTVLDVGANMGSHTLAFCNFVGPSGQVHAFEPQRVMFQAMVAGVALNSWTNAWCYMAAVGAKRGHIEVPDVAYDEPSNFGIMSLVPGWEGADNLRLAARTQTVEVLTIDGLGLSRCDLIKIDVEGMERDVLAGAAATLKAHRPILYMECQEGPRGAECLAYLKQFGYRAWWHGHAGSQNVVAFPQESAPATLGLQEA; this comes from the coding sequence ATGACTATGCAGCAAGGCGCGGCGCGTGCGCCGTCGGCCTACGTTCAACCAAACCAGAAGGCGGCCCAGATCAACGTCATGATAGATTCCGACTTCCGCGCGAGCGCTGGCGACTATCTGATCAAATCCCTGGACTGGGCCGTGCTTGATCCGCACGGACTGGCCGGAGCGGTCGATCCCGAGCTCCTCGATTTTCTGATTCATACCGCCCGCAACCATCGGTTCGGGCGCTTTATCTCCATGCGGGACCTTGCCCACGCTGTCCGCAGGACACAAGGCGACGATCCAGCCAGCCTGAGCTGGTCCTATGAGGGTATCGCCGCCGCGGAGCTTGGTGACGCACAGCGCGCCTTTCAATGCCTGATGACTGCGGCCGCTGTCACGCCACAGCTGCCCGCCCACCACTACAACTGCGCGATCCTGGTGATCCGCAGCAATGGCGACTACGAAGCCGCCGCGGCCTGCTTCGAGCGCGCCCTGGCGTGCGACCCCGGTCACACGCCATCGTGGGGAGGGCTGGCGGTCGCGGCCCTCAAGCTTGGCGAAAACGAACGGGCCATCAACGCGGCGCGCAAGGCCCTTGAGCATGGCGGGGAAGGCCGCGCCTTGAACCATCTTTGTCTCGCCGCCGCTCAGGAGCGCCTTGGCAGAGACTTCGACTTCCCCGCGGCGCCCAACCCCGCCCCCATGGCGATTCCCCCCCTGGAGCTTGAGCCGCCGTCCATCGTGCTGACGGTGGCCCTGGATGACGCGGGCGTCGAACAGGCCCTGCGGCTGGCGACTTCGGTCGCTCAAAGCGCCGCCGGCTGGGCGGTCCATGTGCTTGCTTGCAATCCATCGCCCTGGGCGCGCCAGAGCCTGGAGGCGGCAAGCGCCCAAGGCGCGTGGTTTTCATGGTCCGCTGAGCTGATGGTCGGTTCTACGCCGTCTGAGCTCAGGACCTTGGCCGCCCGGATCACCCTATCGCGCTTGCGCGACCTGGCCCGCACGCCCGATGTCAGTGTTGTCCTGGCCCGCTCCTCAATGGTCTTCCACACCGATCCCGGCGTGATCCTGCCGTCCACCGCACAAGGGGCGGCGGCGCTCATCGGCGAAGGTCTGTTGTGGGACCAGGTGGCGAGCCATGTCATGGCGTTGCGCGGCGGCGCGGCCGCCGTGCGGTTCGTGGACGCCGCGCTCGCCGCCATGGACGGGCCCTGGAGAACGACGCCCCTGGCTCTGGGCGTGGGACTTTGGCGGGCCTGTCGCGGGCAGGAAATACGCGCCCTGACGCCCGCCGATCTGCGGATCGTCACAGAGGCGCCGCCCATCACGCAAGCTGCGCCAGCGCGCGGCGACATCAATGAGCTCGTCGCGTCGCGCTACGGGCAGATGGTTCTCAACAGACACGATCTTTATGTGACTCCCGGCGTGCGCGAGACCGGAGCATGGTCCCAGGACGAGCTGGACCTGCTCGCCCAACTGATCAAACCAGGTCAGACGGTGCTCGACGTCGGCGCCAACATGGGCAGCCACACGCTCGCCTTCTGCAACTTCGTCGGCCCCTCCGGGCAGGTGCATGCCTTCGAACCGCAGCGGGTGATGTTCCAGGCGATGGTGGCGGGCGTGGCGCTCAACAGCTGGACCAACGCCTGGTGCTACATGGCGGCCGTCGGGGCGAAGCGCGGACACATCGAGGTGCCCGACGTCGCCTATGACGAGCCCAGCAATTTCGGGATTATGTCGCTGGTTCCCGGCTGGGAGGGCGCGGACAATCTTCGCCTCGCCGCGCGGACGCAGACGGTCGAGGTCCTCACGATCGATGGCCTTGGCCTGTCGCGCTGCGACCTGATCAAGATCGATGTGGAGGGAATGGAAAGGGACGTCCTGGCCGGCGCCGCGGCGACCCTGAAAGCGCACCGGCCCATCCTCTATATGGAGTGCCAGGAGGGCCCCCGCGGCGCTGAGTGTCTGGCCTACCTCAAGCAGTTCGGCTACCGCGCCTGGTGGCATGGCCATGCCGGATCCCAGAACGTCGTCGCCTTTCCGCAGGAAAGCGCGCCCGCGACCCTGGGGCTGCAGGAAGCTTGA
- a CDS encoding ABC-type transport auxiliary lipoprotein family protein codes for MIATPRTLKALAVTAALALPLGGCISLFPKADPAQMYRFGDVPPSAEGAVSNTSTVGVLKPPSSFTAPSAGDRILTVSAGGEAAYVAGGRWVAPAVVLWDEAVQKAFDVNTGAARLIARGERRSADMQMRLDVRTFEARYDNGAGAPPAVTVAVRGVLLKTSDRSLLDDRMFTATVRAADNRQTPIVAAYDQATAKVLAEIVDWTNDHGAKAK; via the coding sequence GTGATCGCAACCCCGCGCACCCTCAAGGCCCTGGCGGTCACGGCCGCCCTGGCCCTCCCCCTCGGCGGCTGCATCTCGCTGTTCCCCAAGGCCGACCCGGCCCAGATGTACCGCTTTGGCGACGTCCCGCCCTCGGCGGAGGGCGCGGTCAGCAACACCTCCACCGTAGGCGTGCTCAAGCCGCCCAGCAGCTTCACCGCCCCCTCGGCCGGCGACCGCATCCTGACGGTCTCCGCCGGCGGCGAGGCGGCCTATGTGGCCGGCGGCCGCTGGGTCGCTCCCGCCGTGGTCCTGTGGGACGAGGCCGTGCAGAAGGCGTTCGACGTCAACACCGGCGCGGCCCGCCTGATCGCCCGGGGCGAGCGCCGAAGCGCCGACATGCAGATGCGCCTGGACGTGCGCACCTTCGAGGCCCGCTACGACAACGGCGCGGGCGCCCCGCCGGCCGTCACCGTCGCCGTGCGCGGCGTGCTGCTCAAGACCAGCGACCGCAGCCTGCTGGACGACCGCATGTTCACCGCCACCGTCCGCGCCGCCGACAACCGCCAGACCCCCATCGTCGCCGCTTACGACCAGGCGACCGCCAAGGTCCTGGCCGAGATCGTCGACTGGACCAACGACCACGGCGCGAAGGCGAAGTAG
- a CDS encoding M10 family metallopeptidase C-terminal domain-containing protein — MGVAVTGAGHGHIDRNHLYGGAGADTFVYAAITGSNHFQWYDNIFDFVSGVDRIDVSALDARSNVSGNQAFTFLGTAAFTGVSGQLRYVVSGANVGFEADVKGDGLGDFRVLLLGVSSLTAADFVL; from the coding sequence GTGGGCGTCGCGGTAACGGGCGCCGGGCACGGGCATATCGACCGTAATCACCTCTATGGCGGCGCCGGAGCCGACACCTTCGTCTATGCTGCGATCACCGGCTCCAATCACTTCCAGTGGTACGACAACATCTTCGACTTCGTGTCCGGAGTGGATCGCATTGATGTCTCGGCCCTCGATGCGCGGAGCAATGTCTCGGGCAACCAGGCCTTCACCTTCCTTGGAACGGCGGCTTTTACAGGCGTTTCGGGGCAGCTTCGCTATGTGGTGTCCGGAGCGAACGTGGGGTTCGAGGCGGACGTCAAAGGGGATGGGCTGGGTGATTTCCGCGTTCTGTTGCTTGGAGTAAGCTCACTCACCGCCGCCGATTTCGTGCTTTAG
- a CDS encoding helix-turn-helix domain-containing protein, with the protein MSKPRIVATDPPGTFIKLELDARGWSQRDLAFILGQAEQQLNPLLSGKRTISPDMARLLGDAFGVPPQFFANLQSQYDLANAKEPDPAVRARAELQSEWPVRDMIRRGWIEQREASLMRLEVARFFEAANDIAGEVAVPHAAKKTHYGDVSPQQLAWLFRVRQLARQQNVAPFSLDELTSSLPRLKSLMIDPEAVKEVPSILASCGVRLVVVEVLPGAKIDGVCTWLDDKSPVIGLSTLYDRLDNFWFVLRHEIEHVIQGHGKSTYGRIDYLAGENSSSSGDIEDEEKIANEAAAEFAISQSKLESFYLRKKPYFSERDVIGFASILSVHPAIVVGQLQRRMKRYDYLRKYQVPVRKFLSETAMTDGWSHIVEAKL; encoded by the coding sequence ATGAGCAAACCAAGGATTGTCGCCACCGATCCTCCGGGTACCTTTATCAAGCTCGAGCTTGACGCGCGCGGATGGAGCCAGCGGGACTTAGCTTTCATTCTAGGTCAGGCAGAGCAACAGCTAAATCCTCTTCTGTCAGGCAAGAGAACCATTAGCCCTGACATGGCTCGCTTGCTAGGCGACGCTTTTGGCGTGCCCCCGCAGTTCTTTGCGAATTTGCAAAGTCAGTACGATTTGGCGAACGCGAAGGAGCCAGATCCCGCTGTTCGCGCGCGGGCCGAACTCCAATCGGAATGGCCTGTACGCGATATGATCCGCCGAGGCTGGATTGAGCAGCGCGAGGCCTCCCTCATGCGGCTTGAAGTTGCCCGCTTCTTTGAAGCCGCAAATGATATTGCAGGTGAAGTCGCGGTGCCTCACGCAGCTAAAAAGACTCATTATGGCGACGTGTCCCCGCAACAGCTCGCTTGGCTATTTCGAGTACGTCAACTCGCGCGACAACAGAACGTCGCGCCGTTTTCCCTTGATGAACTTACTTCTTCACTCCCGCGCCTCAAAAGTTTGATGATTGACCCCGAGGCGGTGAAGGAAGTGCCATCGATACTTGCATCCTGCGGCGTTCGACTGGTGGTAGTTGAGGTTCTTCCAGGTGCGAAGATTGATGGAGTTTGCACTTGGCTAGACGATAAATCACCCGTTATTGGGCTCTCTACTCTTTATGATAGGCTGGACAATTTTTGGTTTGTGCTCCGACATGAAATTGAACACGTAATACAGGGTCACGGGAAGAGCACATACGGAAGAATAGATTATCTCGCTGGAGAAAACTCCTCCTCGTCGGGCGACATTGAAGACGAGGAAAAAATTGCCAATGAGGCCGCAGCAGAATTTGCGATATCTCAGAGCAAGCTTGAATCTTTTTACCTTAGGAAGAAGCCATATTTTTCGGAACGCGATGTTATCGGATTTGCATCAATACTTTCCGTACACCCGGCAATAGTAGTTGGACAACTACAACGCCGAATGAAGCGTTATGATTATCTCAGAAAATACCAGGTCCCCGTGCGTAAGTTCCTTTCAGAAACCGCTATGACGGATGGCTGGAGCCATATTGTCGAGGCTAAACTTTAG
- a CDS encoding phosphoadenylyl-sulfate reductase, which produces MAFDREHPHSFAARLNADLRDAPPQRVLEAAWAVYGDKLALVSSFGAESAVLLHIAAQITRKIPVLFLDTGMLFGQTLDYRRQLAERLGLTDVRDLRPKFADLALKDPASNLWKTSTDACCDIRKVRPLDEALGGFEAWITGRKRFHGGDRLHLPVVEEAGSQVKFNPLANWSKAELDAYAAKHELPAHPLVANGFPSIGCWPCTKPVEAGADVRAGRWQGQEKTECGIHVARAPGRETSMGEGI; this is translated from the coding sequence ATGGCCTTCGACCGCGAGCATCCCCATTCCTTCGCCGCGCGGCTGAACGCCGATCTGCGCGACGCGCCGCCCCAACGGGTGCTCGAGGCCGCCTGGGCCGTCTATGGCGACAAGCTGGCTCTGGTCTCTTCTTTCGGGGCGGAGTCTGCGGTGTTGCTGCACATCGCGGCCCAGATCACCCGCAAGATTCCGGTCCTGTTCCTGGACACCGGCATGCTGTTTGGTCAGACGCTCGACTACCGCAGGCAATTGGCCGAGCGCCTGGGCCTGACTGACGTGCGCGACTTGCGCCCCAAGTTCGCTGATCTGGCGCTCAAGGATCCGGCGTCAAATCTTTGGAAGACCAGCACCGACGCCTGCTGCGACATCCGCAAGGTGCGCCCGCTCGATGAAGCGCTGGGCGGGTTCGAGGCTTGGATCACCGGCCGCAAGCGGTTCCACGGCGGCGATCGGCTGCACCTGCCGGTGGTCGAAGAGGCAGGGTCGCAGGTGAAGTTCAACCCGCTGGCCAATTGGTCCAAGGCCGAACTGGACGCCTATGCGGCCAAGCATGAACTGCCGGCCCATCCACTGGTGGCGAACGGTTTCCCGTCGATCGGCTGCTGGCCCTGCACCAAACCGGTTGAGGCCGGCGCGGACGTGCGCGCCGGCCGTTGGCAGGGTCAGGAGAAGACCGAATGCGGCATCCACGTCGCCCGCGCGCCTGGTCGTGAAACCAGCATGGGCGAGGGGATCTAG
- a CDS encoding DUF2200 domain-containing protein, whose translation MTQHRIYTTSFASVYPHYVTKAERKGRTKAEVDQIILWLTGLRQDQLDAHIAARTDFETFFAQAPRLNPARAQIKGLVCGVRVEEVADPLMREIRYLDKLIDELAKGKAMEKILRG comes from the coding sequence ATGACCCAGCACCGCATCTACACGACCAGTTTCGCCAGCGTTTATCCGCACTATGTGACCAAGGCCGAGCGCAAGGGCCGCACCAAGGCCGAGGTCGATCAGATCATCCTGTGGCTCACGGGCCTCCGCCAGGACCAGCTCGACGCCCACATCGCGGCCCGGACCGATTTTGAGACCTTCTTCGCCCAGGCGCCCCGCCTGAACCCCGCCCGCGCGCAGATCAAGGGCCTGGTCTGCGGCGTCCGCGTCGAGGAGGTCGCCGACCCGCTGATGCGGGAGATCCGCTACCTGGACAAGCTCATCGACGAACTGGCCAAGGGCAAGGCGATGGAGAAGATCCTGAGGGGATAA
- a CDS encoding glutathione S-transferase family protein: MALRIFGDSISGNCLKVKWVADFLGISYVWTETSVLNGQTRTPEFLALNPAGQAPLIILEDGRPLAQSNAIITYLAQGSELIPADAYDRARMLEWMFWEQYSHEPYVAVARFQMHYLGKTREDLDEKLLVRGAAALKRLDDGLAASPFLVGDRVSLADVALVAYTRVAHEGGFDLSDYPAVKAWVARVEAALGIA, from the coding sequence GTGGCCTTGCGCATCTTCGGCGATAGCATTTCGGGCAACTGCCTAAAGGTTAAGTGGGTCGCCGATTTCCTAGGGATTTCTTACGTCTGGACCGAAACCAGCGTGCTTAACGGGCAGACCCGGACACCGGAATTTCTGGCCCTGAATCCCGCCGGCCAGGCGCCGCTGATTATTCTCGAGGACGGCCGCCCGCTGGCCCAATCCAACGCCATCATCACCTACCTGGCCCAGGGTTCGGAGCTGATTCCCGCCGATGCCTATGACCGCGCCCGGATGCTGGAGTGGATGTTCTGGGAGCAGTACAGCCACGAGCCTTATGTGGCCGTGGCCCGTTTCCAGATGCATTACCTGGGCAAGACCCGCGAGGACCTGGACGAGAAGCTGCTGGTGCGTGGCGCCGCGGCGCTCAAGCGGCTGGACGACGGCTTGGCCGCCAGCCCCTTCCTGGTCGGCGATCGGGTCAGCCTCGCGGACGTAGCGCTGGTGGCCTATACCCGCGTCGCCCATGAGGGCGGGTTCGACCTTTCCGACTATCCCGCCGTCAAGGCCTGGGTGGCGCGCGTCGAAGCCGCCCTCGGCATCGCCTGA
- a CDS encoding 3D domain-containing protein produces the protein MRRLVGLLAALAVAAGFTTAAHAQNAQTSGSDPLGDVIINALSAITPGLADFKLKATLYHAGARGVGALDSLGCKVVAMRTAAIDRNLIPRRTVLFIKETVGLPMPDGGVHDGYWYASDVGGAIKGERIDLFTGSGRGSMSPMMPLNLSKLTVTKAGQFKGCPPK, from the coding sequence ATGCGACGCCTTGTTGGCCTTCTGGCCGCCCTAGCCGTCGCGGCCGGTTTCACGACCGCCGCTCATGCTCAGAACGCCCAGACCTCGGGATCCGATCCCTTGGGCGACGTGATCATCAACGCCCTGTCGGCCATCACGCCGGGCCTAGCCGACTTCAAGCTGAAGGCGACGCTCTACCATGCCGGCGCCCGCGGCGTGGGCGCGCTGGATTCGCTGGGCTGCAAGGTCGTGGCCATGCGCACCGCGGCCATCGACCGCAACCTGATTCCCCGCCGCACCGTCCTGTTCATCAAGGAAACCGTCGGCCTGCCCATGCCCGACGGCGGCGTCCATGACGGCTACTGGTACGCCTCCGACGTCGGCGGCGCGATCAAGGGCGAGCGCATCGACCTCTTCACCGGCTCGGGCCGCGGCTCCATGAGCCCGATGATGCCGCTGAACCTCTCCAAACTGACGGTCACCAAGGCCGGCCAGTTCAAGGGCTGCCCCCCGAAATAA
- a CDS encoding YciI family protein translates to MRVMIFVKATEDSEKGFVRTPQTDAMMEAMGRFNDELIAAGVLLDGDGLKPSSAAKRVAFDGASRTVIDGPFDNPRDLVAGFWLWEVKDMEEAVAWVKRCPNPMFGPSEIEIRPIYEAADLQG, encoded by the coding sequence ATGCGCGTGATGATTTTCGTCAAAGCGACCGAGGATAGCGAAAAGGGCTTTGTCCGCACGCCCCAGACCGACGCGATGATGGAGGCCATGGGCCGCTTCAACGACGAGCTGATCGCCGCCGGCGTGCTGCTGGACGGCGACGGGCTCAAGCCGTCGTCCGCCGCCAAGCGCGTCGCCTTCGACGGCGCCAGCCGCACCGTCATCGACGGCCCCTTCGACAACCCCCGCGATCTGGTCGCCGGCTTCTGGCTGTGGGAGGTCAAGGACATGGAGGAGGCCGTCGCCTGGGTGAAGCGCTGCCCCAACCCCATGTTCGGCCCCAGCGAAATCGAGATCAGGCCGATCTACGAGGCTGCTGATTTGCAGGGGTGA
- a CDS encoding S1/P1 Nuclease, whose translation MRRVALALVLSLAAAAPAAPAFAWGAHGHRLVGRLATEALPAEVPGFLRTPRAIDDIGELARELDRSKGSGKIHDHDRDAGHFVDIDEEGRVLGGPKFAPFPATKADYETGLRAANLDMWKAGYLQYSIIDGYQQLVKDFTYWRILTIVEKRAKSAEQRRYYRADRIRREALLIRDLGVWAHYVGDASQPLHASIHYNGWGDYPNPKGYSQERSIHGVFEGEAVTANVTAASAKARMQPFDDCQCAVEQRVADFLVGSAAQAEPIYVLWADKVFKEPNPRAAAFLNDRIAAGASELRDLVVLAWRESANGSIGYRPTISVKDVESGKADPWKDLYGKD comes from the coding sequence ATGCGTCGCGTCGCACTCGCCCTTGTTCTCAGCCTCGCCGCGGCGGCGCCCGCCGCGCCGGCCTTCGCCTGGGGCGCCCATGGCCACCGGCTGGTCGGACGCCTGGCGACCGAGGCTTTGCCGGCCGAGGTTCCGGGCTTCCTGCGCACGCCCCGGGCTATCGACGACATCGGTGAGCTGGCGCGTGAGCTGGACCGGTCCAAGGGCTCGGGCAAGATCCACGATCACGACCGAGACGCCGGCCACTTCGTCGACATCGACGAGGAGGGCCGGGTGCTGGGCGGGCCGAAGTTCGCGCCGTTCCCCGCCACCAAGGCCGACTATGAGACCGGCCTGCGCGCCGCCAACCTCGACATGTGGAAGGCCGGCTACCTGCAATACTCGATCATCGACGGGTACCAGCAGCTGGTGAAGGACTTCACCTACTGGCGCATCCTGACCATCGTCGAGAAGCGGGCCAAGAGCGCCGAGCAGCGCCGGTACTACCGCGCCGACCGCATCCGCCGCGAGGCCCTGCTGATCCGCGACCTGGGCGTCTGGGCCCACTATGTGGGCGACGCATCCCAGCCGCTGCACGCCTCGATCCACTACAACGGCTGGGGCGACTACCCCAACCCCAAGGGCTACAGCCAGGAGCGCAGCATCCATGGCGTCTTCGAGGGCGAGGCGGTGACCGCCAACGTCACGGCCGCCTCGGCCAAGGCGCGGATGCAGCCGTTCGATGACTGCCAGTGCGCGGTCGAGCAGCGGGTCGCCGACTTCCTGGTCGGTTCGGCCGCCCAGGCCGAGCCTATCTACGTGCTGTGGGCCGACAAGGTGTTCAAGGAACCCAACCCGCGCGCCGCAGCTTTCCTGAACGACCGCATCGCGGCGGGCGCGTCCGAGCTTCGGGACCTGGTGGTCCTGGCCTGGCGCGAGAGCGCGAACGGCTCGATCGGCTACCGCCCGACCATCTCCGTGAAGGACGTGGAGAGCGGCAAGGCCGATCCGTGGAAGGACCTTTACGGGAAGGACTAG
- a CDS encoding DUF934 domain-containing protein gives MPTLIKLTDAGYAEIDNDFVHVADEDDAPNADAVILSHARFQAEGEALLAAGRKVGVRLESDQAVEDLAYDLPRLSVVALAFPKFRDGRAFTSARLLRERLGFTGEVRAVGDVFREQAGFMVRCGFDAFEPSDGSNAQEWGKAAGRFRHVYQRAADDRAPAFEERA, from the coding sequence ATGCCGACGCTCATTAAGCTGACCGACGCCGGCTATGCCGAGATCGACAACGACTTCGTCCATGTGGCGGACGAGGACGACGCGCCCAATGCCGACGCGGTGATCTTGTCCCACGCCCGGTTCCAGGCCGAAGGCGAAGCCCTGCTGGCCGCCGGCCGCAAGGTGGGGGTTCGGTTGGAGAGCGATCAGGCGGTCGAGGACCTGGCCTATGACCTGCCGCGCCTGTCAGTGGTGGCCCTGGCCTTCCCGAAATTTCGCGACGGCCGCGCCTTCACCAGCGCCCGGCTGTTGCGCGAACGTCTGGGATTCACGGGCGAGGTGAGGGCGGTGGGGGACGTGTTCCGCGAGCAGGCTGGTTTCATGGTCCGCTGCGGGTTCGACGCCTTCGAGCCGTCGGACGGCTCCAATGCACAGGAGTGGGGGAAGGCCGCCGGGCGGTTCCGGCATGTGTACCAGCGCGCCGCCGACGACCGCGCGCCGGCCTTCGAGGAAAGGGCCTGA
- the folD gene encoding bifunctional methylenetetrahydrofolate dehydrogenase/methenyltetrahydrofolate cyclohydrolase FolD translates to MADATIIDGKAFAADLRGRIAEEVAALKADHGITPGLAVVLVGEDPASQIYVRNKGEQTEAAGMHSVTHRLPADVAEPELMGLIAALNDDPAIHGILVQFPVPAHLSQDRIVAAIHPDKDVDGLNVINAGRLASGLPALTACTPVGCMMLLKDVLGDLKGKRAVVIGRSNLMGKPMAQLLLAADCTVTIAHSRTVDLPAVCREADILVAAVGRAEMVKADWIKPGAAVIDVGINRLPARDPEAAAAGKTRVVGDVAFDEAKTVAGCITPVPGGVGPMTIACLLQNTLTAARRLNGLG, encoded by the coding sequence ATGGCTGACGCGACCATCATCGACGGCAAGGCCTTCGCGGCCGATCTGCGCGGCCGCATCGCCGAGGAGGTCGCCGCCCTGAAGGCCGACCACGGGATCACGCCGGGCCTGGCGGTGGTGCTGGTGGGCGAGGACCCGGCCAGCCAGATCTACGTCCGCAACAAGGGCGAGCAGACCGAGGCGGCCGGCATGCATTCGGTCACGCACCGCCTGCCGGCCGACGTCGCCGAGCCCGAGCTGATGGGCCTGATCGCGGCGCTGAACGACGATCCGGCCATCCACGGCATCCTGGTGCAGTTCCCGGTTCCGGCTCATCTGAGCCAGGACCGGATCGTGGCCGCCATCCATCCGGACAAGGATGTGGACGGGCTGAACGTCATCAACGCCGGGCGTCTGGCCAGCGGCCTGCCGGCCCTGACCGCCTGCACGCCCGTGGGCTGCATGATGCTGCTCAAGGACGTCCTGGGCGATCTGAAGGGCAAGCGGGCGGTGGTCATCGGCCGCTCCAACCTGATGGGCAAGCCCATGGCCCAACTGCTGCTGGCCGCCGACTGCACGGTCACGATCGCCCATTCGCGCACCGTCGACCTGCCCGCCGTCTGCCGCGAGGCCGACATCCTGGTGGCCGCCGTGGGCCGGGCCGAGATGGTCAAGGCCGACTGGATCAAGCCCGGCGCCGCGGTCATCGACGTGGGCATCAACCGCCTGCCGGCCCGCGATCCCGAGGCCGCCGCCGCCGGCAAGACCCGCGTGGTCGGCGACGTGGCCTTCGACGAGGCCAAGACCGTGGCCGGCTGCATCACCCCGGTACCCGGCGGCGTCGGCCCCATGACCATCGCCTGCCTGCTGCAGAACACGCTCACCGCCGCCCGGCGGCTGAACGGGTTGGGGTAG
- a CDS encoding NUDIX domain-containing protein, with amino-acid sequence MLHQFGDPRSGLTYVERPAAFGIAERDGKVAVVEVDRGDGAPYWDLPGGAIDPGEDEAKALIREFGEETGLRVRLGKRVVNVAQRFLKDPRSPVNNRGGVYQVEIEGEDAALKIEADHTLVWVEPGEAAVRLRHEAHAVAVLLWMRLRNAA; translated from the coding sequence ATGCTGCACCAGTTCGGCGATCCGCGGTCCGGCCTCACCTATGTGGAGCGGCCGGCGGCCTTCGGGATCGCCGAGCGGGACGGCAAGGTGGCCGTGGTCGAGGTCGATCGCGGCGACGGCGCGCCCTATTGGGACCTGCCGGGCGGGGCCATCGATCCGGGCGAGGACGAAGCCAAGGCCCTGATCCGCGAGTTCGGCGAGGAGACCGGCCTGCGCGTCCGGCTGGGCAAGCGGGTGGTCAACGTGGCCCAGCGCTTTTTGAAGGACCCGCGCTCGCCGGTGAACAACCGCGGCGGGGTCTATCAGGTCGAGATCGAGGGCGAGGACGCCGCCCTGAAGATCGAGGCCGACCACACCCTGGTCTGGGTCGAGCCCGGCGAGGCGGCCGTGCGGCTGCGGCACGAGGCCCACGCGGTGGCCGTGCTGCTGTGGATGCGGTTGCGCAACGCGGCCTGA